A region from the Gemmatimonadaceae bacterium genome encodes:
- a CDS encoding sensor histidine kinase: protein MSLSSFITSHREAILAEWEDNARRRIIGDLDIDIPQLRDHLGELLDTVAGELELRERAQTAVTNPSAPSASIDQVDAAAEKHGARRAQQGMTVKQVVAEFPIMRSCVMRLWLRSLAGTGPADLESLIRFDEALDHALTQSVGEFMNRLDRARETFLGILSHDLRDPISTVITGGKLLLEPGIDEGTSRDVLLRIVATGERMRLLVADLLDAVRTQLGGPLPIQPHDADLADTMRHIAGEFATAHPNRELKLHVSGDLRGQWDDRRVGQAVANLVTNALQYGSPGTPIDVSITTDREVHIAVHNDGPPIPDQRRASLFELFAGAGDHGAARDHKRLHLGLYIAKAIVDGHHGRLEVDSAADRGTTFTIHLPRVPAD from the coding sequence ATGTCATTGTCATCTTTCATAACGTCACATCGCGAAGCGATCCTGGCGGAATGGGAGGACAACGCGCGACGCCGTATCATCGGCGACCTCGACATCGACATCCCTCAATTGCGAGATCATTTGGGGGAACTGTTGGATACTGTCGCCGGCGAACTCGAGCTTCGCGAACGCGCCCAAACAGCGGTCACCAATCCGTCGGCGCCGTCGGCGTCCATCGATCAGGTGGACGCGGCCGCTGAAAAGCACGGAGCGCGGCGAGCGCAGCAGGGCATGACCGTGAAGCAGGTGGTTGCCGAGTTCCCCATCATGCGGTCGTGTGTGATGCGCCTGTGGTTGCGTTCGTTGGCGGGCACTGGCCCGGCCGACCTCGAGAGCTTGATCCGATTCGACGAGGCCCTCGACCACGCGCTCACGCAATCCGTCGGTGAATTCATGAACCGGCTCGACCGAGCCCGAGAGACGTTTCTCGGAATTCTCAGCCACGATCTTCGCGATCCGATTTCGACCGTCATCACGGGCGGGAAACTGCTGCTCGAGCCCGGAATCGACGAGGGGACGTCGCGCGACGTCTTGCTGCGAATCGTCGCCACTGGCGAGCGCATGAGGTTGCTCGTCGCCGATCTGCTCGATGCAGTCCGGACGCAACTCGGTGGCCCATTGCCCATCCAGCCGCACGACGCCGACCTCGCCGATACCATGCGGCACATCGCCGGCGAATTCGCCACGGCGCATCCGAATCGCGAGCTCAAACTGCATGTGTCGGGCGATCTACGTGGACAGTGGGACGACCGGCGAGTTGGACAGGCGGTCGCGAATCTGGTCACGAACGCGCTCCAATACGGGTCGCCTGGTACGCCGATCGACGTATCGATCACGACCGACCGCGAAGTGCACATCGCCGTCCACAACGACGGCCCGCCGATTCCAGACCAACGCCGCGCCTCGCTGTTCGAGCTATTCGCCGGAGCCGGCGATCATGGGGCGGCGCGCGATCACAAGCGCCTTCACCTCGGGCTTTATATCGCCAAGGCGATCGTCGACGGGCACCACGGCCGCTTGGAAGTCGACTCGGCGGCGGATCGCGGGACGACCTTCACGATTCACCTCCCCCGAGTCCCAGCGGACTGA
- a CDS encoding carboxypeptidase-like regulatory domain-containing protein: MRLGRVLFLILVPLASAIGQGNTGAVNGVAKSTEDGAPISFALVRLLPVDSASGGGQQGITSAQGRFQFSSVKPGAYRLQLLRIGFRPVTSPTLEVRPGETTEHELRGSMVGLPLPTVMVYADGTCLSGERVAHDPYLSALWNDVRQGVEIRRSFDQRYRYKRELAQTSETLVPSRPAMRRQRADTTTNEPDSALVREERVRAQRAKEGFGKGNSFTLPDERELLDDSFLGTHCIVPNVLGENGSTGVQFRQGSRGEGGFGLQGTIWVDATTRLMQRLELEHLDRDKPISQVTVRYADIAIAGTPLRLPTSGSFSAQLANAPRGTTAIGTLAFNYWGFEDVRPR, translated from the coding sequence ATGCGTCTTGGACGCGTGCTCTTCCTGATACTGGTTCCTCTTGCGTCCGCGATCGGGCAAGGGAACACCGGTGCGGTGAATGGAGTCGCCAAGTCCACGGAAGACGGCGCGCCGATATCGTTCGCTCTCGTTCGCCTGCTCCCGGTCGATTCGGCGAGCGGCGGCGGACAGCAGGGCATCACGAGCGCGCAGGGGCGATTTCAATTCTCGTCGGTCAAGCCCGGCGCGTATCGGCTTCAGCTCCTGCGCATCGGATTTCGGCCCGTGACGTCGCCGACTCTCGAGGTGCGGCCGGGCGAGACGACCGAGCACGAGCTTCGCGGCTCGATGGTCGGTCTTCCTCTGCCAACCGTCATGGTATACGCCGACGGGACGTGCTTGAGCGGCGAGCGCGTCGCGCACGATCCGTACCTGTCGGCGCTGTGGAACGACGTGAGGCAGGGTGTCGAGATTCGCCGCTCGTTCGATCAGCGATATCGATACAAGCGAGAGCTCGCGCAGACGAGCGAGACGCTCGTGCCGTCCCGGCCGGCGATGCGACGCCAGCGGGCGGACACCACGACCAACGAACCCGACTCGGCGCTCGTTCGCGAAGAACGCGTGCGCGCACAGCGCGCCAAAGAAGGCTTCGGAAAGGGGAACAGCTTCACGCTGCCGGACGAGCGCGAGCTGCTCGACGACTCATTCCTCGGCACGCACTGCATCGTGCCGAACGTTCTCGGCGAGAATGGCTCGACCGGGGTGCAGTTTCGACAGGGCTCACGTGGCGAGGGCGGCTTCGGCCTTCAAGGCACGATCTGGGTGGATGCGACGACTCGCCTCATGCAACGGTTGGAGCTCGAGCATCTCGACCGCGACAAACCGATCAGCCAAGTCACGGTTCGCTATGCGGACATTGCGATAGCGGGGACACCTCTGCGTCTCCCGACCAGCGGCTCGTTTTCCGCCCAGTTGGCGAACGCGCCGCGCGGAACGACCGCGATCGGAACGCTAGCGTTCAACTATTGGGGGTTCGAGGACGTTCGACCGAGGTAA
- a CDS encoding DUF998 domain-containing protein: protein MADTFADDRTVRVPETLVRRLWLAFAVGVFSLVLTTIQGILREGYDGWQQAVSALSLGPGGWIQMLNLIVFGVVVLTTVPVWRRILIGGKGSTAYPVFTTLLGFSFVVVGIVPQDPAPGYDPAGLALTAPTPHGLVHIAVAGVAALSSVVCLVVMATRLARDPAWSGWSAYSLAAAVAVIGCVTVYGVWSTKSSGFAGTFERGAFVVPLLWLYALLRRLDRGAPFSITTLPPESLNGQL from the coding sequence ATGGCTGACACATTCGCCGACGATCGGACTGTTCGAGTTCCCGAAACGCTGGTTCGTCGGCTCTGGCTTGCCTTCGCCGTTGGCGTTTTCTCGCTCGTGCTGACGACGATTCAAGGAATCCTCCGTGAGGGGTACGACGGATGGCAGCAGGCCGTGAGCGCGCTGAGCCTCGGTCCGGGTGGATGGATCCAGATGCTGAACCTGATCGTGTTCGGCGTGGTCGTGCTGACCACCGTTCCCGTATGGCGCCGAATTCTCATTGGGGGGAAGGGGAGCACGGCGTATCCGGTCTTCACCACGCTGCTCGGGTTCAGCTTCGTCGTGGTGGGCATCGTTCCGCAGGATCCCGCACCAGGGTACGACCCCGCCGGCTTGGCGCTCACCGCGCCGACGCCACACGGACTCGTTCACATCGCCGTCGCCGGCGTCGCGGCTCTCTCGTCCGTCGTCTGCTTGGTGGTGATGGCGACTCGTCTTGCCCGTGATCCGGCGTGGAGTGGCTGGTCCGCGTATTCGTTGGCGGCCGCCGTCGCGGTGATCGGTTGTGTGACCGTGTATGGCGTTTGGAGCACGAAGTCGAGCGGCTTCGCGGGGACGTTCGAACGCGGGGCGTTCGTCGTGCCGTTGCTCTGGTTGTACGCGCTGCTTCGCCGTCTGGATCGCGGCGCGCCGTTCTCTATCACGACTCTCCCGCCCGAAAGCCTCAATGGCCAACTCTGA
- a CDS encoding class I SAM-dependent methyltransferase, translating into MSSTETRLLSDEPLYDVIGQGYTRQRRPDPRIAAAIETALGDAGSVLNVGAGAGSYEPRSRRVVAVEPSRVMIAQRDSESAPVVLGRAERLPFADASFDAVLGVLTLHHWSDQMAGLRECTRVARSRVVLLTWDPEPGGFWLTQHYLPLFMALDREQFLSMDAFAGAFGPGARVESIPVPIPRDCVDGFLGAFWARPEAYLDPNVRDGISSFARIDTSAGLAKLRADLADGTWRARFGRVLELDALDIGYRIVTAEL; encoded by the coding sequence ATCTCCTCGACCGAGACCCGCCTCCTGTCCGACGAGCCACTCTACGACGTCATAGGGCAAGGCTACACTCGACAGCGGCGCCCTGATCCGCGGATCGCTGCCGCGATCGAGACCGCACTTGGCGACGCGGGCTCCGTACTGAACGTCGGGGCGGGCGCAGGGTCGTACGAGCCGCGCAGCCGGCGGGTCGTGGCGGTCGAGCCGTCGCGCGTGATGATCGCGCAACGGGACAGTGAGTCAGCGCCGGTGGTACTCGGACGCGCCGAGCGATTGCCGTTCGCCGACGCGTCGTTCGACGCCGTGCTCGGCGTGCTCACGTTGCATCACTGGTCCGACCAGATGGCCGGTCTCCGCGAATGCACTCGTGTGGCCCGTTCCCGAGTCGTGTTGCTCACGTGGGACCCGGAGCCGGGCGGGTTTTGGCTGACGCAGCACTACCTGCCGCTCTTCATGGCGCTCGACCGCGAACAGTTTCTATCGATGGACGCGTTCGCCGGCGCTTTCGGGCCGGGCGCGCGCGTCGAAAGCATTCCGGTGCCGATTCCGCGGGATTGCGTCGACGGATTCTTGGGCGCGTTCTGGGCGCGGCCGGAGGCGTACCTCGATCCGAACGTTCGGGACGGGATATCGTCGTTCGCCCGGATCGATACCTCGGCGGGGCTGGCGAAACTACGCGCGGATCTGGCGGATGGAACTTGGCGCGCGCGATTTGGGCGAGTGCTCGAGTTGGATGCGCTCGACATTGGGTATCGGATCGTTACCGCGGAGCTGTGA
- a CDS encoding dihydrofolate reductase family protein → MIKRPRKIVAYLAVSLDGYIARPDGDVEWLNRRPHTVDYGYAKFTASVDTILLGRGTYDWAVRYMKKHPGAPVFDSRATHYVFTRRPPRRGVSGVQFTSEPAKAFARRLRAQRGKNIWMMGGGQLIASFLDAGEIDEFDLHVIPVLIGKGIPLIAPRHRDIELRLVGAKKYADGVVRLRYEVPRRR, encoded by the coding sequence ATGATCAAACGACCGCGCAAAATCGTCGCCTATCTCGCCGTCAGTCTCGACGGCTACATCGCGCGCCCCGACGGCGACGTCGAGTGGCTCAACCGCCGACCTCACACCGTCGATTACGGGTACGCGAAGTTCACCGCGTCGGTCGACACCATTCTGCTCGGGCGGGGCACGTACGACTGGGCTGTCCGCTACATGAAGAAACACCCTGGAGCGCCCGTGTTCGATTCGCGGGCGACACACTACGTCTTCACGCGTCGGCCGCCCAGGCGCGGCGTATCCGGCGTCCAATTCACTTCGGAACCAGCCAAGGCCTTCGCGCGCCGGCTCCGCGCTCAGCGCGGAAAGAACATCTGGATGATGGGCGGCGGCCAGCTCATCGCGTCGTTCCTCGACGCCGGCGAGATCGATGAGTTCGATCTCCACGTGATCCCGGTGCTGATCGGCAAGGGAATCCCGCTGATCGCCCCGCGTCACCGCGACATCGAGCTGCGCCTCGTTGGGGCAAAGAAGTACGCCGACGGCGTCGTTCGCCTACGCTACGAGGTCCCGCGACGGCGCTGA
- a CDS encoding ABC transporter permease: protein MRRVFRIPFSRSRLAREVDDEILFHLQSRIDALVAGGMPPDRARETALTQFGDVRGPRGEMLVLDEARETAAHRASIAAEIRQDVVYGMRTLRRNALLTGLVIGGLALGIGANAAIYSLIEAVLVRTLPVANAGRLIIVGDPHYVDSRGHGTPDGNLYSYPLYMDVRNRATAFDGLAAVGDAERVDAYIDDVQASVEHPHGRLVSGNYFSVLGVRAAAGRTFNTSADEPGAPAEATISYEYWTRRFHQDASIVGRDVRMNGIRLTITGVAQAGFSGEIVGAKTDVWLPVALRDRLHPNTAMLDDRRMMWLLLIGRLKPGLTLEQARAQTTPLVEAAIRATSKPDELAEIKERGFTIAFAPGARGLSSIRDTFGNPLVALMLGVALLLGIVCVNVANLLLARGVARRREMSLRLALGASRARIVRQLLTESLLLSLFSGAAALLVAWWGGRALVTMASEGDSISVSLGLTPGLLAFTFGLSTVSVVVFGLVPALRASRVDLAATLRTTARTVTRGARFGALLISGQVALSLVLLVGASILTRSLRRTESVPLGFDRDHLIEAELDVATPGYADARLANVVHAIRDRVASIPGVAAVSYSQNGIFSGTEWHTDIHVAGFVPQASKDSSTAADEAGAGYAASLGAHLVAGRDLDASDEGIAPHTALVNASFAQFYFRGTGAVGQLVRFDDSSVVAIVGVMADVRGQSLDTSSANGAARRIYIPYLHQSGTTKFSQPKRLRLLVRTTVDPSALTQQVRRAIVEADRLMPIDDLEPVSQLIRFTIRDERLVARLATGLGALALLLAAIGLFGVTTYTIARRTSEIGVRIALGARRADVARLVMLDGLRPVAIGAAIGLPLSLGAVRILEHHLNDISGDPLSVAAAVAVLFLSAIAAVLIPARRATLIDPLSALREE, encoded by the coding sequence ATGCGCCGCGTATTCCGGATTCCGTTCAGCCGTTCCCGGCTCGCCCGCGAAGTGGATGACGAAATTCTGTTCCATCTCCAATCGCGCATCGACGCGCTCGTCGCCGGCGGCATGCCTCCGGATCGGGCGCGCGAGACGGCGCTCACACAGTTCGGCGACGTGCGCGGCCCGCGCGGCGAGATGCTCGTGCTCGACGAAGCGCGCGAAACCGCCGCTCATCGAGCGAGCATCGCCGCCGAGATCAGGCAGGACGTCGTCTACGGCATGCGCACCCTCAGGCGCAACGCGCTTCTCACTGGACTCGTGATCGGCGGCCTCGCGCTCGGCATCGGCGCGAATGCCGCGATCTACTCACTCATCGAAGCAGTGCTCGTTCGGACGCTACCCGTGGCCAACGCCGGCCGCCTCATCATCGTCGGCGACCCGCACTACGTCGACTCGCGCGGACATGGCACGCCAGACGGCAATCTGTACTCGTATCCGCTGTACATGGACGTGCGGAACCGGGCGACCGCATTCGATGGACTCGCCGCCGTTGGCGACGCGGAGCGTGTGGACGCGTATATCGACGACGTGCAAGCGAGCGTCGAGCATCCGCACGGACGTCTCGTGTCCGGCAACTACTTCTCCGTGCTCGGCGTACGCGCCGCGGCAGGGCGCACCTTCAACACCTCGGCCGACGAGCCGGGCGCGCCAGCGGAAGCGACGATCAGCTACGAGTACTGGACGCGGCGCTTTCACCAGGATGCGTCCATCGTCGGACGCGACGTCCGGATGAACGGCATTCGCCTGACGATCACCGGCGTCGCGCAGGCCGGGTTCAGCGGAGAGATCGTCGGCGCAAAGACGGACGTGTGGTTGCCCGTTGCGCTCCGCGACCGTCTGCACCCGAACACCGCGATGCTCGACGACCGACGCATGATGTGGTTGCTCCTCATCGGTCGACTGAAGCCGGGCCTTACGCTCGAACAGGCGCGTGCCCAGACGACGCCGCTGGTCGAAGCGGCCATTCGCGCGACCTCAAAACCGGACGAGCTTGCCGAGATCAAGGAGCGGGGCTTCACGATCGCGTTCGCGCCGGGCGCGCGGGGGCTCTCGAGCATCCGCGACACCTTCGGAAATCCGCTCGTCGCGCTGATGCTCGGTGTTGCGCTCCTCCTCGGCATCGTCTGCGTGAACGTCGCGAACCTGTTGCTCGCGCGAGGCGTCGCTCGCCGTCGCGAGATGTCGTTGCGTCTCGCCCTGGGCGCCAGCCGAGCGCGCATCGTGCGACAGCTGCTGACGGAAAGCCTCCTTCTTTCGCTCTTCAGCGGCGCCGCCGCGCTCCTCGTCGCATGGTGGGGAGGCCGGGCGTTGGTGACGATGGCAAGCGAGGGTGACTCGATCAGCGTGTCGCTCGGTCTCACCCCCGGCCTGCTGGCGTTCACGTTCGGCCTCTCGACGGTGTCCGTGGTTGTCTTCGGCCTCGTGCCAGCCCTCCGCGCGTCGCGCGTCGATCTCGCGGCGACGCTGCGCACGACCGCGCGCACCGTCACCCGGGGGGCGCGCTTCGGCGCGCTGCTGATCAGCGGACAAGTCGCGCTGTCGCTTGTGCTTCTCGTGGGCGCGTCGATACTCACGCGCAGTCTGCGTCGTACGGAGTCCGTTCCGCTCGGCTTCGATCGCGATCATCTGATCGAGGCCGAGCTCGACGTGGCGACTCCGGGATACGCGGACGCGCGACTCGCCAACGTCGTGCACGCGATTCGCGATCGGGTTGCTTCGATTCCCGGCGTGGCCGCCGTGTCGTACTCGCAGAACGGCATCTTCAGCGGTACCGAATGGCACACTGATATCCATGTCGCCGGCTTCGTACCGCAGGCGTCGAAGGACTCGAGCACCGCCGCCGACGAGGCGGGTGCCGGGTACGCCGCGTCGCTCGGCGCGCATCTCGTCGCGGGACGCGACCTCGACGCGAGCGACGAAGGCATCGCGCCGCATACCGCGCTCGTCAACGCGTCGTTCGCGCAATTCTATTTTCGAGGCACCGGTGCCGTCGGTCAGCTCGTGCGCTTCGACGACTCGAGCGTGGTAGCGATTGTCGGCGTCATGGCCGACGTCCGTGGCCAATCGCTCGATACGTCGAGTGCCAACGGCGCCGCGCGACGCATCTATATCCCGTATCTGCACCAGAGCGGCACGACCAAGTTCTCGCAGCCGAAGCGTCTGCGGCTTCTCGTGCGCACCACGGTCGACCCGTCGGCGCTAACGCAGCAGGTGCGCCGCGCGATCGTCGAGGCCGATCGCCTCATGCCGATCGACGACCTCGAGCCGGTGAGTCAGCTGATCCGCTTCACGATTCGCGACGAGCGCCTCGTCGCGCGCCTCGCGACGGGCCTCGGCGCGCTGGCGCTGCTCTTGGCAGCGATCGGACTTTTCGGCGTCACGACCTACACCATCGCGCGCCGTACGAGCGAGATCGGCGTCCGCATCGCACTCGGCGCGCGTCGAGCCGACGTCGCGCGCTTGGTGATGCTCGACGGGCTGCGTCCCGTCGCGATCGGCGCAGCGATCGGCTTACCGCTGTCGCTCGGCGCCGTACGGATCCTCGAGCACCACCTCAACGATATCTCGGGCGATCCACTCTCCGTAGCGGCAGCCGTCGCCGTGCTGTTCCTGAGCGCCATCGCCGCCGTCCTCATCCCCGCCCGCCGCGCAACGCTGATCGACCCACTGAGCGCCTTGCGCGAAGAATGA
- a CDS encoding cation diffusion facilitator family transporter produces MSDSSPRAIYVAVGANAAVAATKFAAGAVAGSSAILAEAVHSLIDACDGLLLLFGRRRAARPPDEKHPFGHGREAYFWSFVVALLFFSFGSALTVAQGVRQWLNPSSLGHPGWGYLVLGASAIFDATSFAVAYKQLRQDARGRSTWTVIHESKNPALFSIVLEDFADLVGLVIAFLGLALSHALNMPRIDAVAAIAIGVLLGAIAFVLLVETHGLLIGEAAGPRVLADVCSIATNVPGVVKATSPSSLHFGPDDVVVAMWVQFDHALDADEVAQRVALIEQRIRGEHPEVRHVYLQSGPLAETR; encoded by the coding sequence ATGTCCGACTCTTCTCCAAGAGCGATCTACGTCGCCGTCGGGGCGAACGCGGCGGTTGCCGCCACCAAATTCGCCGCGGGCGCCGTCGCCGGTAGCTCGGCGATCCTGGCTGAGGCCGTCCATTCCCTCATCGACGCGTGCGACGGTCTGCTGCTCCTGTTCGGCAGACGTCGCGCCGCGAGGCCGCCGGATGAGAAGCACCCGTTCGGTCACGGGCGAGAAGCATACTTCTGGAGCTTCGTGGTCGCTCTGCTCTTCTTTTCGTTCGGGTCCGCGCTCACCGTCGCACAAGGCGTGCGCCAATGGCTGAACCCGAGCAGTCTCGGACATCCCGGGTGGGGATATCTCGTCCTCGGCGCGTCGGCGATCTTCGACGCGACCTCGTTCGCCGTCGCCTACAAACAGTTGCGACAGGACGCGCGCGGCAGAAGCACTTGGACGGTGATCCACGAGAGCAAGAACCCGGCGCTCTTCAGCATCGTCCTCGAGGATTTTGCCGACTTGGTCGGCTTGGTCATCGCGTTCCTCGGGCTCGCGTTGAGCCATGCCCTGAACATGCCGCGCATTGACGCCGTGGCGGCGATCGCCATCGGCGTGCTGCTCGGCGCGATCGCGTTCGTGTTGTTGGTCGAAACCCACGGATTGTTGATCGGCGAAGCCGCCGGCCCGCGCGTGCTGGCCGATGTCTGCTCGATCGCGACCAACGTGCCGGGCGTCGTGAAGGCGACGAGCCCAAGCTCCTTGCATTTCGGTCCGGACGACGTCGTCGTGGCAATGTGGGTGCAGTTCGATCATGCGCTCGATGCCGACGAGGTCGCCCAGCGCGTAGCGCTCATCGAGCAACGAATTCGGGGCGAACACCCCGAAGTGCGCCACGTCTACCTCCAGAGTGGCCCATTGGCTGAGACGCGGTAA
- a CDS encoding NAD(P)-binding domain-containing protein has product MKIGIIGAGHIGGTLARRLSALGHEVSIANSRGPETLAALESQSGAKAVTLLEAARGKDLVIVAIPEKSVRDLPKDLFAQADRTVVVDTGNYYPQRDGRISGIEEGTPESLWVSQQLGRPVVKAFNTMYAKNILERGRAADQSGRLALPVAGDDPEAKALVLRLIDELGFDGVDTGKLADSWRQQPGTPVYGAEMNSERAQAALGSARRERPAEFRAASTA; this is encoded by the coding sequence ATGAAAATCGGAATCATCGGCGCCGGCCACATCGGCGGCACACTCGCGCGTCGCCTGAGCGCGCTTGGGCACGAGGTCTCGATCGCAAACTCACGAGGGCCAGAAACGCTCGCCGCGCTGGAGTCACAGTCGGGCGCGAAGGCAGTCACCCTCCTCGAGGCCGCGCGCGGAAAGGATCTCGTGATCGTCGCCATTCCGGAGAAGAGCGTCCGCGATCTGCCGAAAGACTTGTTCGCGCAAGCGGATCGCACGGTCGTCGTCGACACGGGCAACTATTATCCGCAACGCGACGGACGGATATCGGGGATCGAAGAGGGAACGCCGGAAAGCCTGTGGGTCTCGCAGCAGCTCGGCCGGCCTGTGGTGAAGGCGTTCAACACGATGTATGCGAAAAATATTCTGGAGCGCGGCCGGGCCGCCGATCAGTCCGGCCGTCTCGCGCTGCCTGTGGCCGGTGACGATCCCGAGGCGAAGGCGCTCGTGCTCCGCTTGATTGATGAGCTGGGATTCGACGGGGTCGACACGGGCAAGCTGGCCGATTCGTGGCGGCAACAGCCAGGGACACCGGTGTACGGCGCGGAGATGAACTCGGAGCGGGCGCAGGCGGCACTTGGGTCGGCGAGACGAGAGAGACCGGCGGAGTTTCGGGCGGCGTCTACGGCGTAG
- a CDS encoding Nramp family divalent metal transporter has translation MNKLLQLSLGIVTSVGGFLEIGSITTAAQAGSAFGYQLVWTIALGSLCIAFLIEMSGRFSACSKSTIPDAMRERFGMNLFAIPLVVMLAVSLLVLAAEMGGVAAALELATSVRLPVWAVPVALLAWGLLWRSNFSVIENGVSGLGLVTIVFAVAAVKGHPDYGALLRGVLPSLPATSGAHYWFVAVSVLGASVSPYLYYFYSSGAIEEKWDESYLGLNRWIAGIGMGFGGLLSVAVLVLAAILFHPIGRAIQSFHDLPQLVTPILHKPGFWLFVAALGIACFGATLEISLSLAYLIAQGFGWQWGEDQPPDTDARFSLTYSLLIVVAALFVLFGVDPLALTQISMALTSASLPLGVLPFLVLMNDRHYLGEHVNGHFGNAIVLVISVMAMVLAVVSIPLELIGGS, from the coding sequence ATGAACAAGCTTCTTCAACTGTCGCTGGGGATCGTGACGAGCGTCGGCGGCTTTCTGGAGATCGGTTCGATCACGACTGCCGCTCAGGCGGGCTCGGCCTTCGGATATCAGCTCGTGTGGACGATCGCCCTCGGCTCCCTATGCATCGCGTTTCTCATCGAGATGTCGGGGCGATTCTCGGCCTGCAGCAAGAGCACGATTCCGGACGCCATGCGCGAGCGATTCGGGATGAACCTGTTCGCCATTCCGTTAGTCGTTATGCTGGCCGTGTCGTTGTTGGTTCTGGCCGCCGAGATGGGCGGCGTTGCGGCGGCGCTCGAGTTGGCCACGTCCGTGAGGTTGCCGGTGTGGGCCGTGCCGGTCGCGCTCCTCGCGTGGGGACTGCTCTGGCGGTCGAACTTCAGCGTCATCGAAAATGGTGTCTCCGGCCTCGGACTCGTGACGATCGTCTTCGCGGTTGCGGCGGTGAAGGGGCATCCGGACTACGGGGCCTTGCTGCGCGGTGTCTTGCCGTCGCTTCCCGCCACGTCCGGCGCGCACTACTGGTTCGTCGCCGTCAGTGTACTGGGCGCATCCGTATCTCCCTACCTGTACTACTTCTACTCCTCGGGCGCGATCGAGGAAAAGTGGGACGAAAGCTATCTCGGGCTGAATCGCTGGATCGCCGGAATCGGCATGGGGTTCGGCGGCCTGCTGTCCGTCGCCGTGCTCGTCCTGGCCGCGATCCTTTTTCACCCGATCGGCCGAGCCATTCAAAGTTTTCACGACCTGCCGCAACTGGTGACCCCCATTCTGCACAAGCCGGGCTTCTGGCTGTTCGTCGCGGCGTTGGGTATCGCCTGTTTCGGAGCGACGCTCGAAATCTCGCTCTCGCTCGCCTACCTGATCGCGCAGGGCTTCGGCTGGCAGTGGGGCGAGGATCAACCGCCCGACACCGACGCCCGCTTCAGCCTTACGTACTCGTTGCTCATCGTCGTCGCGGCGTTGTTCGTCCTGTTCGGCGTGGATCCGCTCGCGCTCACGCAAATCTCGATGGCTCTCACGTCGGCGTCGCTGCCGCTCGGCGTGCTGCCGTTTCTCGTCCTCATGAACGATCGCCATTACCTCGGTGAGCACGTCAACGGGCATTTCGGAAACGCGATCGTTCTCGTGATCAGCGTCATGGCAATGGTCCTCGCCGTGGTGTCGATCCCGTTGGAGCTGATTGGGGGAAGCTGA
- a CDS encoding dihydrofolate reductase family protein has product MANSDSRVTIHMAASLDGFIARKDGSVDWLETSDEFADGATMEPGFVEAFLKTIDCYVMGSRTYETALNFEAKGFGWSYGDKPTFVLTRRELRKVRETVQFYSGDLAQLVTERLRPEFRSIWFVGGGLVAGECLRRGLADEVLYSILPVLIGDGVSFFEKLDRDVALHLADLKAYKNGMVELRYEVR; this is encoded by the coding sequence ATGGCCAACTCTGACTCTCGCGTCACCATCCACATGGCGGCGAGCCTCGACGGGTTCATCGCTCGAAAGGATGGGAGCGTCGACTGGCTCGAGACGTCGGATGAATTCGCTGACGGCGCCACCATGGAGCCGGGATTCGTCGAAGCGTTCCTCAAGACGATCGATTGCTACGTGATGGGGTCGCGCACGTACGAGACGGCCCTGAATTTCGAAGCCAAGGGATTCGGGTGGTCGTACGGCGACAAACCGACGTTCGTCCTGACCCGTCGCGAGCTGCGCAAGGTTCGTGAGACCGTGCAGTTCTACTCGGGAGATCTCGCGCAGCTCGTGACCGAGCGATTGCGGCCCGAGTTTCGGTCCATCTGGTTCGTCGGCGGCGGGCTCGTTGCCGGAGAATGCCTTCGTCGCGGTCTGGCCGACGAAGTGCTCTATTCGATTCTGCCGGTCTTGATCGGCGACGGAGTTTCGTTCTTCGAGAAGCTCGACCGCGACGTCGCCCTGCACCTCGCCGACCTGAAAGCGTACAAGAACGGCATGGTCGAGCTGCGCTACGAAGTTCGATAA